In Nitrosopumilus sp., the genomic stretch CAGTTAGTTATTCTAACTGAATGGTGTCTATATCTTCTTTCGAAACACCTTTCCAGAGTCCAATCATTCCTTCTGGTTTCACTTCTTCGACTTTGGTAATTTCTTGAATTTTTACATGATCTGGGTTTGGTGGCATCCATAACATTGCCATATAATCTCCAACATTTCCAACTTTATTTGGTAATGCCATCACGACTTTATCGCTAGAAAACCCTTTTGTTGTGAGTGCATTCATTGCTTTTTCTTTAAGATCCATTCTTCCGTGTAGGAATAGGTACACATCCTTCTGAGTATTAATTTCTGTCATAAATTAACTGGTTTTCTAAACTAAATCAATCTTTCTTGATCTAATTACTACCATAAAGGGTTAAATTAGAATGGACAAAAATTTTAACTGTGAAAATCTTTACTGTTGGTAGCAAATCTTTTGTTACCAGTTTCCAATTAGCTGGAGTTCCAGGTATTATTTCTGAAACTCCTCAAAAGGCTTTGGATGAAATTAAGAGATTGACAGATGATTCTGATGTCGGACTAGTTTTGGTTAGTGATGATATCACTGAACCAATTAATGATGAATTAACAGCATTGAGAGCAGAGAAATCTACTTTAGTTTTTGCATTACCTGCAACTGGAAGTGAAAAAACCGAAGTCGATTACAGAGTAATGTTGAAAAAGATTCTAGGCGTATGATTGTTTAATCTACTTATATTCAATTTTTTAATGATTTATCATGAAAACTGCATCAGTTAAAGAACCATCTGTTATTATTGTTGATGAAACTAAAAGACCCTCATTAGGTGATGGTGATGTTTTGGTACAAATGAATGCGTGTGGGATATGTGGCTCTGATTTGGAAAAAGTCTTTGGCCAATACGGGCAACCTTCAATGCGATTAGGTCATGAACCATCTGGTGTTATTTTAGATGTGGGCTCTAATGTTATTGAATTTAAAAAAGGCGATCGTGTTTTTACACATCATCATGTTCCTTGTTATGATTGTCATTTATGTAATCATGGAAATGAAACGATGTGTCCAAAATACTATGAAACAAATCTCTTTCCATGTGGTTTGTCTGAAGAATATGTTGTTCCTGAATGGAATGTTTCTCATGGTGGTATTTTGAAAATCTCTGATTCTATAAGTTTTGAAGAAGCAGCCATGATAGAACCCCTTGCTTGTTGTGTGAGAGCGTGGAGTAAATTTCATTATCATGAACATGATTCAATTGCAATTTTTGGTGTAGGTCCTACTGGTATGATGCACGTAATGCTTGCACATGTGAAAAAATTCTCAAAAATCTTCTGCTTTGATGTAAATAGATTTAGATTAGATTTTGCAAAAAAATTTAACATTACCGATTCCATTAACTCTATGGATGAAAATAGAAAGCAAAAAATTTTGGATGGTACTGAAGGAAGAGGAGTCGACGTGGCAATTGTTGCTACAAGTAGTCTCAAAGCACTT encodes the following:
- a CDS encoding V-type ATP synthase subunit F; protein product: MKIFTVGSKSFVTSFQLAGVPGIISETPQKALDEIKRLTDDSDVGLVLVSDDITEPINDELTALRAEKSTLVFALPATGSEKTEVDYRVMLKKILGV
- a CDS encoding zinc-dependent dehydrogenase, producing MKTASVKEPSVIIVDETKRPSLGDGDVLVQMNACGICGSDLEKVFGQYGQPSMRLGHEPSGVILDVGSNVIEFKKGDRVFTHHHVPCYDCHLCNHGNETMCPKYYETNLFPCGLSEEYVVPEWNVSHGGILKISDSISFEEAAMIEPLACCVRAWSKFHYHEHDSIAIFGVGPTGMMHVMLAHVKKFSKIFCFDVNRFRLDFAKKFNITDSINSMDENRKQKILDGTEGRGVDVAIVATSSLKALEDAIDMVRKGGTVMMFGVPSKDSQLNLDMSKIYSKEITLVTSYAASDKDTKEALELIESSKIDVKQLITHTYSIVDSQKAFDHAHTGENAMKIIITK